The proteins below are encoded in one region of Juglans microcarpa x Juglans regia isolate MS1-56 chromosome 4D, Jm3101_v1.0, whole genome shotgun sequence:
- the LOC121260393 gene encoding zinc finger protein ZAT10-like produces MALEALNSPTTATPSFHFEDAASLHCLEPWAKRKRSKRGRFDNPPTEEEYLALCLIMLARGGGGGGATSRNINSTATATAQRHQSPSPAAPEVATVPVPKLVYKCSVCNKAFSSYQALGGHKASHRKLAAGSEDQSTSSTTSATVTASNNSSGRAHVCTICHKSFPTGQALGGHKRCHYEGGGGSGSSVVTTSEGVGSTHSHSHSHNNLHQRNFDLNLPALPEFSPNFFMSGEDEVESPHPAKKLRILMPPKIEISH; encoded by the coding sequence ATGGCTCTGGAAGCTCTCAACTCTCCGACCACAGCCACCCCTTCGTTCCACTTCGAGGACGCTGCCAGCCTCCACTGCCTTGAGCCATGGGCCAAGCGCAAGCGTTCGAAGCGTGGACGGTTTGATAACCCACCCACCGAGGAAGAGTACCTCGCTCTCTGCCTCATCATGCTCGCtcgcggcggcggcggcggcggcgcaACTTCCAGAAACATTAACtccaccgccaccgccaccgcACAGCGCCACCAATCTCCCAGTCCTGCAGCACCAGAGGTGGCGACGGTACCTGTACCGAAGCTTGTGTACAAGTGTTCTGTTTGCAACAAGGCCTTCTCCTCTTACCAGGCCCTCGGTGGACACAAGGCCAGCCACCGAAAACTCGCCGCTGGAAGCGAAGACCAATCCACTTCCTCCACCACCTCTGCCACCGTCACGGCCTCCAACAACAGCAGTGGTAGGGCCCATGTGTGCACCATCTGCCACAAGTCCTTCCCCACAGGACAGGCCTTGGGTGGACACAAGCGTTGTCACTACGAAGGCGGCGGCGGCAGCGGAAGCAGCGTCGTCACCACTTCGGAAGGTGTAGGATCTACCCACAGCCACAGTCACAGCCACAACAACCTTCACCAACGTAACTTCGATCTCAACCTCCCTGCTTTGCCGGAGTTCTCACCTAATTTCTTCATGTCAGGGGAAGACGAGGTGGAAAGCCCTCATCCAGCGAAGAAGCTCCGCATCTTGATGCCACCAAAGATTGAAATTTCTCATTAG